ATATGCCTGCACTGATGAAATTTAGCATATCGCCCGTGTCTGAGTCGCCAGTATCGATATCAACTCTCCTGATACTTGCGTCAGTTACATTTATAGTGTCGTCGCCCTCGCCTGTTTTTATAAAGCTATCAGTTCTGCTTCCTGCATACTCAGTCTCGTCAGTTGTTCCGTTATTAGTAACGTAAGCATACATATCGCTTTTAATATTTACGGTGTCGTTATCAGCACCAGTGTCTATTTTGGTATTTTTTATAAGCTGATGATTATCACTTTTTTCGATATTTACAGTGTCGTTGCCACTTCCTGTTTTAAACAAGACATTGTCTAAAATCGTACTACTAAGGCTTGGACCAGAATCATCTTTTATAGTAAATACATCATTGCCATCGTGGCTTGTAAATCTTGTATCTGTTATAACAGTTCCGTTTATATTGAGTGTATCTTGATTTTTCTCTCCGCCAGCGTTTCCAAGGTCTATCCTAGTGTTTTCTACAACAGCATCTTTTCCAGTATTAAACACATCGTCGCCATCGCCCATTTTTATAACATCATTGGCATTTTCTTTTAGATCATATAACCCACTTGAAAAATAGACTTCCTCTTTTATAGTTATCGTATCATCACCATCTTTTGTATCGATGATAGTTTTCATAGTGTTGCCATTATCTGGGTCAGAATTTACAAGAGCAGGATTTAAGCCCTCTGTAGATGCATCTATATTTTCTGTGATATTTATATTGTCATCATTATCAATGATCTTGCCCTCAGCCTCGCCAGATGTGATAGCAGCGTTATTTGTAGTCACGCTAAGAGTTACGCCCTCTTTATAAACACCATAGCCATTTATGCCAGGAGCGATATTTGCGCCTAGATCCTCGCTACTTGTGCCCTCGTTTTGATTACCTGCTGTTTGACCGTAGTCGTCAACAACCTGCACTCTAACCTTTACATTTGCGATATCGCTTGGCGCGACGCCGCTTATCGTGCCGCCATTTTGTATCGCTGTCCAGCTATGTCCACCATCAAGTGAGTACTCCATAGCGTTTGAGTAGTCTCTGCCTGCACTTGCACCGCTTAAATTTAGCGTTAGATCAGTAGGTGTAGTTGAACTTGTAGCAGCTGATAGGCCGAGATTATAGACTAGATACTCGTTTGGAGTTGCCTCTCTTGCCTCGCCGTTACCATCAAGCGATACGCTTAGCGCAACAGGGGTTGCAGGCGTTGCTGGAGTAACTGGAGTGACCGGTGTTACAGGGGTTGTTGGGTTTGTTGGGTTTTGCGGTGCAACACTATCGCCCTCGCTATTGTCGTTATTATCAGCATAACCGCCGATTGGGCTATTAAAAGAGTCAAAAGCTCTGTTTGCATCGGTTAAATTTCTAAAATTTTCATTGATATTTGCGTAGTGGCCACCCTCAGCAAAGCTAGCAGCGCCTAGACTTACGCCATCTCCGCCAGCTCCACCAGCTGCTGCGTTACCACCAGCTGCTGTCTCTTCAAGATCTGTGATGTTTGCACCATTTAAAAGAGCGTTTTGAAGCGCTGCGATCTCTGGGTTAGCACTTTGTGCGCTTGCCGCCTCTTTTGGATCGAGCGAGATAGTATCTTCGCCTACTACTGAGACCTCCTTGCCGTCATTTGCAACGATGACTACCTTCGCATCAGCTGAAGTTGTCTTTATACTCTCGCCCTCGTACAAGCTATCGCCAACTTTTAAAATTCTCTCATTTCCACTTTTATCAACTGCGATCACTTCAGTTTGACCTGAAATTGATTTTATACTTCCTAGTTTTGCTGCCATGTTCATCCTTGTTAAATTTTTCCTCGCATTTTAATGAATTTTATAATTCATGTATATTGTACTCAGGTACAATAAGGCCCTTAAATTCGGCATTTATGACACATATATGACAATTTTATGTTATCAATTTATATATTATTTTGATCAAAATGAGGCAAATTTCATTTTATCTGTCTTATCTTTTAAGAGAGAGTTAAATTTAACGTGTTATTTGCGTTATAAAACTTATTAAAAATTTTCTTTTAAATTTTGTAAAAACTTTTAAAATTTTTGATACTTTAGATGTGATAAAATCCTCTCAAATTTTAAAAAAAGGATCAAATTTGAGAAGCGATATAATCAAAAAAGGCTACACAAGAGCCCCACACCGCTCACTTTTACGTGCGACTGGGCTAAAAGACGAGGACTTTGCTAAGCCATTTATCGGCGTTGCAAACAGCTTTATAGAGATCATCCCGGGGCACTTTTTCTTAAACAAATACGCTCAAATTTTAAAAGATGAAATTCGCAAAAATGGCTGTGTGCCGTTTGAGTTTAACTGCATCGGCGTGGATGATGGCATAGCGATGGGGCATAAGGGCATGCTATATAGCTTGCCTAGCCGCGAGATCATCGCAAATTCTATTGAGACTGTGATGAACGCGCACGCACTTGACGCGCTTGTTTGTATGCCAAACTGCGACAAGATCGTCCCTGGCATGGTTATGGGCGCTTTAAGGGTCAATGTCCCGACCATTTTCGTAAGCGGCGGCCCTATGAAAAAAGGCCATACAAAAGATGGCAGGCCGATCGATCTTGCGACTGCGTTTGAGGCGGTTGGCAAATTTGAGACCAAAGAGATAGACGAGGCTGAGCTAAGAGATATCGAGTGCAACGCATGTCCAAGTGGCGGCAGCTGCAGCGGTATGTTTACGGCAAATTCTATGAACACGCTTTGCGAAGCGATGGGCATAGCGCTCCCTGGCAACGGCACTATCCTAGCACTTACTCCAGAGCGTGAGGAGCTCATCAGGCAGGCTGCTCGAAGAATTTGCCAGATCGCCCTTGATGAGAAATTTAAGATAAGAAACATACTAAATGAAAAGGCGATCCGCAACGCACTTGTCGTTGATATGGCGATGGGTGGTAGCAGCAACACCGTCCTTCACATGCTAGCCATCTCAAGAGAAGCTGGCGTAAATTTAGACATAAAAGAGCTAAATAAGATCAGTCAAAACATCGCTCACATCGCTAAGATCAGCCCAAGCTTGCCAAACGTGCACATGGAGGACGTCGGCAGAGCTGGCGGTATGAATGCGGTGATAAAAGAAATTTCACGCAGAGATCATGGCATGCTAAATTTAGACAACCTAACAGTTAGCGGCGAAACTTTGGGCGAGCGCGTAAAATCTAGCGACATAAAAGACGAAAGCGTCATCCACAAGGTGGAAAATGCCTATTCTCAAGTTGGCGGACTTGCCATTTTGTTTGGAAATTTAGCCGAGCAAGGCTGTGTCATCAAGACGGCCGGCATCGTTGGTGAGCGTAAATTTAGTGGCAAAGCAGTCTGCTTTAACTCACAAGATGAAGCCATCGCTGGAATTTCAAGCGGTAAAGTAGATAAAGGCGACGTCGTCGTCATCCGCTACGAAGGCCCACGCGGAGGACCAGGCATGCAAGAGATGCTAAGCCCTACCTCACTCATCATGGGACGAGGACTTGGCGCAGACGTAGCGCTCATCACGGATGGTCGCTTTAGCGGGGCGACAAGGGGTCTAAGCATCGGCCACGTAAGCCCAGAAGCAGCTGAAGGCGGCATGATAGGCTTGCTACGAGATGGCGACATCATCGATATAGACGTCGATAAATACGAGATAAACGTTCGCCTAAGCGAAGTCGAGATCGCTGAGCGCAGGGCTAAATTTAAACCAGTCGATAAAGCGCTAACCTCTCGCTGGCTAAGGCAGTATCAAAAACTAGTCACAAACGCAAGCAACGGAGCGATACTGGAGGCGTAAAAATACGATAATTAAAATTTTATATAAAGGACAGTTATGAATAATAATAATTTATTTGATTTTGAAGGCGAAGACAGTCTTGGTCCAGAAAATATTGAAACAGTATACCCACTAAAGGAAATAAGAATAGATAAGGGAAGAATGAGTGTTTTTGAATTTAAAAGAAAATACGATGACCCTGTAAAAGGCAATATTGTATTAAACCCAGATTTTCAAAGAGACGAAGGGAGATGGGGCCTAAAACAAAAAAGTGAACTAATAGAATCTATTCTGATGGGGATACCATTACCTGTTATATACTTATTTCAGGATGAAAAGGGTATCAAACAAGTTGTCGATGGAAGACAACGTTTAACTTGCATGGCAGATTTTTTAAACAATAATTTTAAACTAGAAAAATTAGAAATATTGAGAACCTTAAATAATAAATACTTTAAAGACCTTGAAGTATATGAACAAAATAAAATAGAAGATTACCAATTAGACATTTACACTATTTTACCTCCGGCACCAGAGAGGGTTAAATTTAATATATTTGACAGACTAAATAGGGGCGGAACAAAATTAAACAATCAAGAAATGAGAAACGCTCTATATCAAGGAACATCAACTAAACTTATAAAAGAAATGAGTGAACTAGAGAGTTTTAAACAAGCAACAGGATATTCTCTAAATGCAACCACAATGAAAGATAGATATCTAATTCTTAGATTTGTTGCTTTCTATTTTTTTAGAACAGATAAATTTGGGAAAAAAATCGATTTTAATTCTGACATTGATGACTTTTTAAAAAATGTCATGCAGTATATCAACACAAAGACTCTTGATGAAATAAAATACTTAAAAGATGCATTTGATAAAACAATGCAATACATATCTGATAACTATGGAGATAGTGTTTTTAGATTTAAGAACAAAGATGGCAATAATAGAAAAAGACCTATAAACATGGGTTTATTTGAGTGTATAACATATATGTTTATGCTGGCTTTGGAAAAAAATATAGAAATAGACAAAGAAGAATTGGAGAAATTTAAGACGCAAGAATTTGACAAACCAGAAAGGTTTACATATGGAATAGATAGTAAAGATAATATTAAATTCAGATTCGATAGTGTAGAAAAATTTATAGGGGTTTACAATGATACAACAAATGAAAATTAGCAACTTTAAAAGTATAAACAATCAAGAAATTGAATTAAAGCCGCTAACTATATTTACTGGGACTAATTCATCTGGCAAAACTACATTAATGCAGAGTATTTTACTATTGTCTTATTATTCTAACCAAAATTCGGAACTAGAAAAGGCATTAATAAAGGTTAAAAAATTTCAAGAAATTAGAAATTTTAATAATAACAGCAATGAAGTTACATTGCAAATAAAAATGGACAATGGAGAATACATATTAAAATGTGATAGTAACAGTAATTGGGTTATAAATAAAAAATCTCCTTTAGTTTTTGAAGATAATTTATACTATATTAGTTCTAATCGTATAGGACAAGAAGATATAGCAACTTATAGCGAAAATATAAAATTTGGAATAAATGGTAAAAATGTTTTTGGTTTTTTTCAAAAATATAAAGATCAAATTGTAAGTTTTGTGGCAGATCATAATAATGACGAAACGTTATCTGGTAATCTTAAGTATTGGATTAAAAAAATTTTAGATTTAGATATTGAGCTTTATACGGAAGATATAGATGGTTCAAATATAAAAGCAGGTTATAAATCTAGTCTTATTACCTCAAATATTCTTTCTACTTTTAATGTTGGAACTGGTGTAAGTTATGTCATAAGAATACTAATTGTTGCCTTATGGTTAAAACCAAATGATATCTTTATGATCGAGAACCCAGAAATTCATCTACATCCAAAAGCTATATCAAATTTGGCTAGTTTTTTTGCAGAAATTGTATCAAAAAATAAAGTTCAGCTAATTATAGAAACTCACTCAGAATATTTTTTACACAAATTGAGGTATGAGATTTATAAGAGAAAATTTAATGCCAATGATGTGAGATTTTTTTACAAAGATGATCCAAATAAAGAATTTGAAATAATTGATATAAATGAAAATGGGCATTTGGTAAATTTTAAAAACGAAAAAATCAATTTTCCTACTGGTTTTTTAGATGTTAGTCTTGGTGAATTATTGGAGATAATGTAATGGTATTTTCTATGTGTTGCGAAGATGATTTGTTAAAAGAATTTATCAAATTTAAACACGGTGAATCAGTAAATAATGATACTATAGAGAAATTTTTGCATTATTATAAGCCTGAAATTCTACCAACAAGAAAACAACTTGAGATATTAGGTGATGATTTAAAATCAAAATTAGTATCAAGCGGTTATACCTCTTATGACTTACCTGAAGCGCTCTCAAAAACTATCTATAAAATTTGTTTATCAAATACGAAAAAAGATTTTCCATATGTAAATATAAATGGTGATGAGTTGGAAAATAATTTAACCGGTACATTCAAATCATCATCACGAGATAAAGCTATTGCACATATTAAAGCATTGCTTGAAAGTGCCAATTATATTGTTATCTATGATAAATTTATAAGTAGTAATTTTAATAGTTTTAAAAATTTTATAAAACAGTGTATTCCTCAAAAAAGACTAACATTAGAATGCTTTGGATTAAATCAAGATCAAAAAACTACGATAAAACAAATCCATAATAGTTATACTGTAAAAGACTACTCAGCCAATAATATATCACCGTATCAAAATGGCTTTCACGATAGATATATTTTGATAGATCAAAAAGTTGAGATAATTTTAACTAGCGGTATAGATTATTTAATAAATAATGAAAATGACTTTACTTATATAATAAGAAAGTTAAAATAGCAATCTTATAACATTAAAAACCTCACAACATCATATTCTACCATGATCTTGTGAGAATAATTTTACTTCGCTCCGTGCCAAAGTAGGCGGTTTTTGCCTAGCTTTGTGTCGATACTCTCTTTTATAATGGAGCAGATATACTCTTTTGAAAGCCCTATAGCCTCCTCTAAGCTCTTACCCTTTGCAAGGTAACAAGCAAGCGCCGTTGAGAAAGTGCAACCAGTCCCACTCATCACAAGCGGGCTAGCAAGTGGGGTTTTGAAATTTTGCAGTGAGGCATCTTTTCTATAAAGCGTATCTATGCTATTGCCCTCGCTCACTCGCTTTTTTACGATGATATCGCAAGGCAGATCTTTAAAATTTCCACCAAAAAGGACATTTGCCTCGTCCAAATTTGGCGTGGCGACGGCGGCAAGCTTCATTAGTTCTTTTAGCTTTTCTACTGCGCTATCTTTTATGAGCTTGTGGCCGCTCTTTGAAACGCAGACTGGATCAAGCACGACTTTTGCCTTTTGTGTGAGTAAAAACTCATGCACCACGTCCATTATCTCCTCGCTAAAGAGCATGCCGATCTTTATGGCATCAAAGCTAAATTCCTCCGCAAGCGTACTAAGCTGGTCTTTAACAAAGCTAGATTCAAGACAAACTACGCTTTTTATCGCGTCCGTGGTCTCAGCAACTAGCGAAGTGACCGCCGTTGCGCTATAGCAGTTTAGCCTAGCGCATGTCTTTATATCAGCCTGAAGCCCCGCTGTACCGCTATTGCATGAGCCTGCGATGATTAAAATTTTCTTCATCGTTTTCCTTTTGTAAATTTTGGCTTATTATAGGGGATATTAGTTAATTTTTAGGATAAGAAATTTGAACCAAGAGGCTCAAATTTTATGAAAGTTTATTTAGATCGTTATCGATCTCGATATATATCGTAGTTGCGTCAAAATTTGCATGCTCGTAAGAGTTATCTACTTTTAGCTCGTTTGAGTCAGATAAAATCTCATCATTTGCGCTATGCTTGTCTGCTAAATTTTCACTGCTCTCAAGGCTATTTGAACTATTTTCAGCCTCATTTGGCTGCGTTTTTGCAAACATATCTTCTACTTTTTCATTCATCTGATCAAGTATCTCAGCGTAGTTTTCTCCAAGAAGCGCTCTAAAAAGTGCGTCAGTATCGATGCTATTTTCAGCACTTGTATCAGCACTCACCACGCTACTATCAAGCCATATCGTGTCATATCCATTTAGCGATATATCGCTGCCATCTGTTGCAGTGATAGTCACGCTCGCACTTTGGCTCTCTCCCTTTATACTCTCTCCGATATAAACCTCATCATCTACGTTTAGAACTCTTACACGGTCGTTTTTATCTATCGCTATAACATCAGATGTGACGCTTTTTACCTTGCCGGCTATAGCTGCCATCTTTATTCCTTACTTTTATTTTTGATTTATTCTAGTGTTTTTTATTAAATTTGTATATTGTACTTTGGTACAAAGATGATTTTAAGAGCGTTTTTTGGGAGTAAAAATAGAAATTTAAAAGAAGAATTTGGGCTAAAAAGCCCAAATTTTATACAAGTTGTTTGTTTATATCGTTATCGACATCTATATAGATAGTTGTTGGAGTAGCTGTGCTTGTTTGACCCTCATATCTTGTATATCCAGCTTGGACACCACTTTGATCTGTGGCTTCAGTAAATCCTTTTAATGAAACGCTATCTTTGTTGTCGCCACTTATTTTTAAGATAGTATTTACATCATCAGTGATGCTAAATACATTATCCGCTTTTAAATTTAGTAGCTTAACATCTTGGTTGTCGTTGCCATGCTCATCCATGCCAAGTTGGATCTCTTCAAAACTCTTGATCGCATTAGTTAAAGATTTGTTGTCTATCTTATCAAAGTCGATAGTGCCATCCTTTGCCACTGGACGCATGATAAGCGTATCTGTGCCAGTGCCGCCATCCAAGCTTTGAGATAGAGCTGCCCTTGGATTATCAAAGGTAAATACAACTTTGTCATTACCAGCGCCAGCATTTACTAGATCGCCTTTGTTCATGCCAGTATAGCCACTTCTGCCAGCATCGATGTAGTCGTTACCACTTCCTGTGGTTATGACGTCATTGTTGTCACCAGTGATGATTACGTTGTTACCATTGCCTGTGCGAATTTCATTTTCACCACGTCCTGCGTGTATGATGTTATCGCCATTTCCAACATTGATGATGTCATTGCCTTCACTTGTTGTGATAACGTTATCGTTGTTGTTTTCTGCAACTACTCTTGTATTTTTAGCGATATCAGAAACTTGCAAATAGACATCACTTGCTTTTACATCGCCGTTAAACACTGCTTCGAAATTTCCATTATCATCAAGCGTTACAGAATTTGCAGTTATGATGTGTCCATCAGCACCTCTTAGCGTGATGCTATCTTTTAGAGCTATGCCTTTTACTGCCTCTTCAAAGTGCTCTTTTAGTGTGTAGCTTGCGCCAACTCCATTTTCACTTAAATTTCCACTCCATGTGGTTTTATTTGCAGCTGCGTCGTAGTGTAATTTTGAGTCATTTATCGT
This genomic stretch from Campylobacter concisus harbors:
- a CDS encoding DUF262 domain-containing protein produces the protein MNNNNLFDFEGEDSLGPENIETVYPLKEIRIDKGRMSVFEFKRKYDDPVKGNIVLNPDFQRDEGRWGLKQKSELIESILMGIPLPVIYLFQDEKGIKQVVDGRQRLTCMADFLNNNFKLEKLEILRTLNNKYFKDLEVYEQNKIEDYQLDIYTILPPAPERVKFNIFDRLNRGGTKLNNQEMRNALYQGTSTKLIKEMSELESFKQATGYSLNATTMKDRYLILRFVAFYFFRTDKFGKKIDFNSDIDDFLKNVMQYINTKTLDEIKYLKDAFDKTMQYISDNYGDSVFRFKNKDGNNRKRPINMGLFECITYMFMLALEKNIEIDKEELEKFKTQEFDKPERFTYGIDSKDNIKFRFDSVEKFIGVYNDTTNEN
- a CDS encoding AAA family ATPase, producing MIQQMKISNFKSINNQEIELKPLTIFTGTNSSGKTTLMQSILLLSYYSNQNSELEKALIKVKKFQEIRNFNNNSNEVTLQIKMDNGEYILKCDSNSNWVINKKSPLVFEDNLYYISSNRIGQEDIATYSENIKFGINGKNVFGFFQKYKDQIVSFVADHNNDETLSGNLKYWIKKILDLDIELYTEDIDGSNIKAGYKSSLITSNILSTFNVGTGVSYVIRILIVALWLKPNDIFMIENPEIHLHPKAISNLASFFAEIVSKNKVQLIIETHSEYFLHKLRYEIYKRKFNANDVRFFYKDDPNKEFEIIDINENGHLVNFKNEKINFPTGFLDVSLGELLEIM
- a CDS encoding hydroxymethylpyrimidine/phosphomethylpyrimidine kinase; its protein translation is MKKILIIAGSCNSGTAGLQADIKTCARLNCYSATAVTSLVAETTDAIKSVVCLESSFVKDQLSTLAEEFSFDAIKIGMLFSEEIMDVVHEFLLTQKAKVVLDPVCVSKSGHKLIKDSAVEKLKELMKLAAVATPNLDEANVLFGGNFKDLPCDIIVKKRVSEGNSIDTLYRKDASLQNFKTPLASPLVMSGTGCTFSTALACYLAKGKSLEEAIGLSKEYICSIIKESIDTKLGKNRLLWHGAK
- a CDS encoding retention module-containing protein; its protein translation is MAAKLGSIKSISGQTEVIAVDKSGNERILKVGDSLYEGESIKTTSADAKVVIVANDGKEVSVVGEDTISLDPKEAASAQSANPEIAALQNALLNGANITDLEETAAGGNAAAGGAGGDGVSLGAASFAEGGHYANINENFRNLTDANRAFDSFNSPIGGYADNNDNSEGDSVAPQNPTNPTTPVTPVTPVTPATPATPVALSVSLDGNGEAREATPNEYLVYNLGLSAATSSTTPTDLTLNLSGASAGRDYSNAMEYSLDGGHSWTAIQNGGTISGVAPSDIANVKVRVQVVDDYGQTAGNQNEGTSSEDLGANIAPGINGYGVYKEGVTLSVTTNNAAITSGEAEGKIIDNDDNINITENIDASTEGLNPALVNSDPDNGNTMKTIIDTKDGDDTITIKEEVYFSSGLYDLKENANDVIKMGDGDDVFNTGKDAVVENTRIDLGNAGGEKNQDTLNINGTVITDTRFTSHDGNDVFTIKDDSGPSLSSTILDNVLFKTGSGNDTVNIEKSDNHQLIKNTKIDTGADNDTVNIKSDMYAYVTNNGTTDETEYAGSRTDSFIKTGEGDDTINVTDASIRRVDIDTGDSDTGDMLNFISAGIYNSEIKSGNGNDKIVLQDTKADVMDIYTGEGDDSLTIKGSTEIKNNSAVHNDPISSPAHVANPVANQAGIHSNYIEMGKGRDTLTIERGAEISNTKINTSSADAGVSDDRDSVDVTGAKFNNAAIETGYGDDVINLKDVTMISNDGFSTYIGAGGGNDTINVSGNSSFDKAIIYTNGGDDRVNVDGDVSMVDSNIMLENGNVTLNVARATGLVDTNIEGAGVGNAGVKTVTIDNAELRRVTINTADDGDSVTIGAGTHDNTDVKIFTQGGDDTININADLTGTSSVNLSPAAGEAAHDYDTSNINSGKGNDTINIADNVTLTNTYLSGGDGNDLVDLGKDVSLNGTAINGGDGIDTLKVHDASFNTTNAGKISGFEVLDMSDADKEFTFHHASDIANFIKNVGGEGATSLIVKGVKGVGTFTEGSSEVADASTEISNGYVYSVNEGGQTFTLTIQNVNVNELM
- the ilvD gene encoding dihydroxy-acid dehydratase, translated to MRSDIIKKGYTRAPHRSLLRATGLKDEDFAKPFIGVANSFIEIIPGHFFLNKYAQILKDEIRKNGCVPFEFNCIGVDDGIAMGHKGMLYSLPSREIIANSIETVMNAHALDALVCMPNCDKIVPGMVMGALRVNVPTIFVSGGPMKKGHTKDGRPIDLATAFEAVGKFETKEIDEAELRDIECNACPSGGSCSGMFTANSMNTLCEAMGIALPGNGTILALTPEREELIRQAARRICQIALDEKFKIRNILNEKAIRNALVVDMAMGGSSNTVLHMLAISREAGVNLDIKELNKISQNIAHIAKISPSLPNVHMEDVGRAGGMNAVIKEISRRDHGMLNLDNLTVSGETLGERVKSSDIKDESVIHKVENAYSQVGGLAILFGNLAEQGCVIKTAGIVGERKFSGKAVCFNSQDEAIAGISSGKVDKGDVVVIRYEGPRGGPGMQEMLSPTSLIMGRGLGADVALITDGRFSGATRGLSIGHVSPEAAEGGMIGLLRDGDIIDIDVDKYEINVRLSEVEIAERRAKFKPVDKALTSRWLRQYQKLVTNASNGAILEA